The following coding sequences are from one Cervus canadensis isolate Bull #8, Minnesota chromosome 4, ASM1932006v1, whole genome shotgun sequence window:
- the FAM71B gene encoding protein FAM71B, whose protein sequence is MSSECLLPYYTANSYRSMGVFNTSMGDLQRQLYKGGEYDIFKYAPMFESDFIQISKKGEVIDVHNRVRMVTVGIASTSPILPLPDVMLLARPTKVCEEHVRHARTTKGRGRKPTKTLELTRLLPLKFVKISIHDREKQQLRLKLATGRTFYLQLCPSSDAREDLFCYWEKLVYLLRPPVESSCSTPTLQAGDATIPEGDRSLLTTELHRERDHDAVGLHKLGDVSGASSCAYVGGEGVYHVPHGSTTSLKSTEGGAAGTTSGLAIAGTTTSPGGGVAVAGVGAGSVGGAVSLAATRSTSSSQMSATLAGAAAKSPGESGSGKAIVGASSISSEGTNLVLAGAASTSSTGVDSADSSMSVVFAGAATTGKAAAASAKGQVVAPLVSTLQSEGYMSERDGSQKVTHPRDETRKEKKERREKKDKSSSRKSSRHRRTGEGHHRTGGDKTRKSSSHRSISGHGNKRDDKKEKGQSSTRGKGHSPHKSGSHSSSAKEGRTARKPGKSRSSTSSGTLNKRSSKISTFFRSFRVIPGSKPTVGHDREVDFVAKTVEKRNIEAKVEKAPVGEDMEIHGSVTSETMETIIIERKSV, encoded by the exons ATGAGCAGTGAGTGTTTGTTACCTTATTACACGGCCAACAGCTACCGTTCAATGGGCGTGTTCAATACCTCCATGGGGGACCTGCAACGACAACTGTACAAGGGAGGAGAGTATGACATTTTCAAGTACGCACCCATGTTTGAAAGCGACTTTATCCAGATCAGCAAGAAAGGAGAGGTGATTGACGTCCACAACCGCGTCCGAATGGTGACTGTGGGCATCGCATCCACCAGCCCCATCCTCCCACTACCTGATGTCATGCTCCTGGCCCGACCAACTAAGGTCTGTGAAGAGCATGTCAGACATGCCCGGACAACCAAGGGGAGAGGTCGCAAGCCCACGAAGACCCTAGAGCTCACCAGGTTGCTTCCCTTGAAGTTTGTCAAGATCTCCATCCACGACCGTGAGAAACAACAGTTGCGCCTGAAGCTTGCCACTGGCCGTACTTTTTATTTGCAGCTGTGCCCCTCTTCTGATGCACGAGAAGACCTCTTTTGCTATTGGGAAAAGCTTGTCTATCTCCTGAGACCACCGGTGGAGAGTAGCTGCAGTACCCCGACGCTCCAAGCTGGAGACGCAACAATTCCGGAGGGTGACAGAAGCCTATTG ACCACAGAGCTCCATAGAGAAAGGGATCATGACGCTGTGGGTCTTCACAAGCTTGGTGATGTGTCGGGAGCCTCGTCTTGTGCTTATGTTGGTGGAGAGGGAGTCTATCATGTCCCCCATGGCTCAACTACATCCTTGAAAAGTACTGAAGGAGGAGCGGCAGGGACAACCTCGGGCCTGGCCATAGCAGGGACAACAACAAGCCCTGGAGGAGGCGTGGCAGTTGCAGGGGTGGGAGCGGGCTCTGTAGGAGGTGCTGTGAGCTTGGCCGCAACTAGGAGCACCAGCAGCAGCCAGATGAGCGCCACCTTGGCAGGAGCTGCCGCCAAGAGTCCAGGAGAAAGTGGATCCGGCAAGGCCATTGTAGGTGCTTCCAGCATATCCTCAGAGGGCACAAACCTGGTCTTGGCAGGTGCTGCCAGCACATCCTCGACAGGGGTGGACAGTGCAGACAGCAGCATGAGCGTGGTGTTTGCAGGTGCAGCGACAACTGGCAAGGCTGCTGCTGCAAGTGCTAAAGGCCAGGTCGTAGCCCCCCTGGTCTCTACCTTGCAGAGTGAAGGCTACatgtctgaaagagatggaagccAGAAGGTCACCCACCCCAGGGATGAAACtcggaaggaaaaaaaggaaagaagggaaaagaaggacAAGTCTTCATCTAGGAAAAGTTCCCGTCACCGCAGAACAGGGGAAGGTCATCACAGGACAGGAGGGGACAAGACCCGGAAGTCATCCTCCCACCGGTCCATATCAGGCCATGGAAACAAGAGagatgacaaaaaagaaaaagggcagAGCAGCACCAGGGGCAAAGGACACAGCCCTCACAAGAGTGGCAGCCATAGCTCATCTGCCAAGGAGGGGAGGACAGCTCGCAAGCCGGGGAAGAGCAGGTCCAGCACCAGTTCAGGGACTTTAAATAAGAGATCCAGTAAGATCAGCACTTTCTTCAGAAGCTTCAGAGTCATTCCTGGTTCAAAACCAACggttggacatgacagagaggTAGACTTTGTGGCTAAGACGGTAGAGAAACGCAATATAGAGGCCAAGGTGGAGAAAGCCCCGGTTGGTGAGGACATGGAGATCCATGGAAGTGTGACATCAGAGACGATGGAGACCATCATCATTGAAAGAAAATCTGTTTAA